A single region of the Manihot esculenta cultivar AM560-2 chromosome 12, M.esculenta_v8, whole genome shotgun sequence genome encodes:
- the LOC122725284 gene encoding uncharacterized protein LOC122725284, whose amino-acid sequence MAEIAQVVGHNFPKERISQQEHVVVKGGRGSDEVHKWVVAQKDSRVGLANLENPVVSVDNDKDPQFPHPSAPDNVGIIEHNTMEMDTTLLEASTSVNMGIDQAERNGDVEGPVDDPMRVVSPNFRRAVNEYRRFYKIDVIALLETPVSGSQAYKICKDLGIKPTWGSPWIVSFVYGSPNTGLRRLLWEDLRLSCLNMDEEWVVLGDFNAMVSMEEQYGYRTYNASGYEGVPFTWSRSDGRDDIKMDRLDRGVCTTAWRWRFAEARIVHPPKFHSDHCPIILSLGEQPLPNGNFFCCQAAWFAHPDFVDSNREEFGNIFAKKRRLLRRIEGVQRALALNGYPPNLVKLDFLLRQKMEEVLKQEELYWFQRSKEEWIVSGERNTKFYYLAAKVKKKRKLISALQDSNGQWVTDEASLENLVVQFYKGLFTNDSTYVLSNLEGIACRRIPEELHTDLDKPYQKEEVA is encoded by the exons ATGGCCGAGATCGCTCAAGTTGTTGGACATAATTTTCCAAAAGAGAG gaTTTCCCAACAAGAACATGTGGTGGTCAAGGGTGGTAGAGGGTCGGATGAGGTTCATAAATGGGTGGTTGCTCAGAAGGATAGTAGAGTAGGTCTTGCAAATTTAGAGAACCCTGTCGTGTCTGTGGATAATGATAAAGACCCTCAATTCCCTCATCCTTCTGCACCGGATAATGTTGGTATAATAGAGCATAATACTATGGAGATGGATACTACATTATTAGAAGCATCGACCTCAGTTAATATGGGTATTGACCAGGCGGAAAGGAATGGAGATGTGGAGGGCCCTGTGgatgaccctatga GGGTGGTTTCGCCAAATTTTAGAAGGGCTGTTAATGAATATAGAAGGTTTTATAAAATTGATGTGATAGCCTTATTGGAGACTCCTGTTTCTGGATCCCAAGCTTATAAAATTTGTAAAGATTTGGG AATCAAGCCTACTTGGGGTTCTCCTTGGATTGTTAGCTTTGTATATGGGAGTCCCAACACTGGCCTTAGACGCTTATTATGGGAGGACCTTAGACTTTCTTGTTTGAATATGGATGAGGAGTGGGTGGTATTGGGAGATTTTAATGCTATGGTCTCTATGGAGGAACAATATGGGTATCGTACTTATAATGCCAGTG GGTATGAAGGGGTGCCTTTTACTTGGAGTAGGAGTGATGGGAGAGATGATATTAAGATGGATAGATTGGATAGAGGAGTATGCACAACGGCTTGGCGGTGGAGATTTGCTGAGGCTAGGATTGTTCATCCTCCTAAATTCCATTCGGATCATTGCcctattattttatctttaggaGAGCAACCTTTGCCAAATGGTAATTTCTTCTGTTGCCAAGCGGCTTGGTTTGCTCATCCTGATTTTGTTGATTCT AATAGAGAGGAATTTGGAAATATTTTTGCTAAGAAACGTCGGCTTTTGAGGAGAATTGAAGGGGTACAGCGTGCTCTTGCTTTGAACGGGTACCCTCCTAATTTAGTCAAGCTAGACTTTCTTTTACGTCAGAAGATGGAGGAGGTTTTAAAACAGGAAGAGCTCTATTGGTTCCAACGATCAAAGGAAGAATGGATTGTCTCTGGTGAGCGAAACACTAAATTCTACTATCTGGCTGCTAAAgttaaaaagaagagaaaattaaTTTCGGCGCTTCAAGACTCTAATGGGCAGTGGGTGACTGATGAGGCTTCGTTAGAAAATTTGGTTGTTCAGTTTTATAAGGGCTTATTCACTAATGATTCGACTTATGTGTTGTCTAATCTTGAAGGCATTGCTTGTCGTCGAATCCCTGAGGAGCTTCATACTGACCTTGATAAACCGTATCAGAAAGAGGAAGTGGCTTGA